The following proteins are co-located in the Flectobacillus major DSM 103 genome:
- a CDS encoding septal ring lytic transglycosylase RlpA family protein: MRKIIASAFLILVQGSLIVSKAQNSEYSGSYENTVVEEGIAKYYAKNLTGNLTSYGEKYDDSQMTASHSRFPLNTILKVTNLENNKFVEVRVNDYCRCEDEGKVINLSREAASRLGMIASGRAQVRVEVVSARAPQPVNVYRDYEVTTRDERLSASLASAPVQQSSYSTAFSAEKTYDINGVEKSPRGFGVQVTALTNLNKIQDMYDELIKMGLSRDEIFIQVGQKDIGKVYRLIFGEFYTKESANEKITWLSERGYRGLVRSHYNY, translated from the coding sequence ATGAGAAAAATAATTGCATCCGCTTTCTTGATACTTGTTCAAGGTAGTTTGATTGTTTCAAAGGCCCAAAATAGCGAATATAGCGGTTCTTATGAAAATACGGTGGTTGAAGAAGGAATTGCAAAGTATTATGCAAAAAATTTGACTGGAAATTTGACTTCTTATGGTGAAAAGTACGATGATTCTCAAATGACAGCGTCACATTCAAGATTCCCTTTAAATACGATTTTGAAAGTGACAAACCTAGAGAATAATAAGTTTGTAGAGGTGCGTGTTAATGATTATTGTAGATGTGAAGACGAAGGTAAAGTTATTAATCTATCAAGAGAAGCCGCTTCTCGATTAGGAATGATTGCTAGTGGACGTGCTCAGGTAAGGGTTGAAGTAGTAAGTGCAAGAGCTCCACAGCCTGTTAATGTTTATCGTGATTATGAGGTTACTACAAGAGACGAACGATTGAGTGCTTCTTTGGCAAGTGCTCCAGTTCAACAGTCAAGCTATTCAACGGCTTTTTCTGCTGAAAAAACTTATGATATAAATGGTGTCGAAAAATCACCACGTGGTTTTGGTGTTCAGGTAACAGCATTGACCAACCTGAACAAAATACAAGATATGTACGATGAGTTGATTAAAATGGGCTTGAGCCGCGATGAAATCTTTATTCAGGTTGGCCAAAAAGATATTGGTAAAGTTTATCGATTAATTTTTGGAGAGTTTTATACCAAAGAAAGTGCCAACGAAAAAATTACATGGCTTTCAGAACGTGGTTATCGAGGCCTTGTTCGTTCTCATTATAACTATTAA
- a CDS encoding sterol desaturase family protein — protein sequence METTIPSLSFTDPIVFLGLCGFMFFSVMVRYLILSGICHLYFYGWKKEAWLNRKINLKPYPPQQFRKEAFWSTLTSLIFAIVGASAAVLWQKGYTKIYLDIHEYPLVWLPVSIMLAMLVHETYYYWVHRWMHQPRIYKIVHHVHHESRITSAWTAFSFHPLEGLLEALIMPVIIIVIPMHIYAIVAHLSIMTITAAINHLDIEIYPKNTVGDWTGKYMVGATHHSHHHKYYRYNYGLYFTFWDKIAKTESPTFEKEFANRK from the coding sequence ATGGAAACAACAATACCTTCCCTCAGCTTTACAGACCCTATTGTTTTTCTTGGTCTTTGTGGTTTTATGTTTTTTAGCGTAATGGTTCGCTATTTGATTTTGTCGGGTATATGCCACCTGTATTTTTATGGGTGGAAAAAAGAAGCTTGGCTCAACCGAAAAATCAACCTAAAGCCTTATCCACCCCAACAATTTAGAAAAGAAGCCTTTTGGTCGACACTTACCTCTTTGATTTTTGCTATTGTCGGTGCGTCAGCCGCTGTATTGTGGCAAAAAGGCTATACCAAAATCTACCTCGATATTCATGAATACCCTCTTGTTTGGTTGCCTGTAAGTATTATGTTGGCAATGCTTGTACATGAAACATACTATTATTGGGTACATAGATGGATGCATCAGCCTCGTATTTATAAAATTGTACATCATGTTCATCATGAAAGCAGAATTACTTCGGCATGGACAGCCTTTTCGTTTCATCCATTAGAGGGGCTATTAGAAGCCTTAATAATGCCCGTTATTATAATAGTTATACCAATGCACATCTATGCCATTGTGGCACACCTGAGTATTATGACTATTACAGCAGCAATCAATCATTTAGACATCGAAATATATCCTAAAAATACAGTGGGAGATTGGACGGGCAAATACATGGTTGGGGCAACACATCACAGCCACCACCATAAATACTATCGGTACAATTATGGCTTATATTTTACCTTCTGGGACAAAATTGCCAAAACAGAAAGCCCAACTTTTGAGAAGGAATTTGCGAATAGGAAATAA
- a CDS encoding NAD(P)-dependent oxidoreductase, protein MNKSVLIADEMHPSIMYMMESLGLVPDYQPQIKRAELLANLHQYDGLIIRSKTPIDKEILDTVSHLRFIARAGAGLDLIDIEEAQKKNIQIFAANEGNRDAVAEHVIGMILCLFNKINTADIEVRQKFWKREANRGIELMGKTIGLIGYGNMGQSVAQRLSGFGVKVLAYDKYKTGFSNQFVEEASMEEIFEQTDVLSLHIPLTDETRYLVTNDYIKQFKKDIFLINTSRGEIASIQCIVKGLNTGKLKGACLDVLENEKMNKLSPEQEILYEVLFQMKNVILTPHVAGWTAESYEKINQVLFEKIKLSLAQA, encoded by the coding sequence ATGAACAAAAGCGTGTTAATTGCCGATGAAATGCACCCGAGCATTATGTATATGATGGAGTCGCTCGGGCTTGTTCCTGATTACCAACCACAAATAAAGCGTGCAGAACTATTGGCAAACCTCCATCAGTACGATGGACTCATTATTAGAAGTAAAACACCTATTGATAAAGAAATTTTAGATACTGTCTCTCATTTGCGGTTTATTGCTCGTGCTGGTGCTGGGCTCGATTTAATCGATATTGAGGAGGCTCAAAAAAAGAATATCCAAATTTTTGCCGCCAACGAAGGAAATCGTGATGCCGTTGCCGAACACGTTATAGGTATGATTTTGTGCCTCTTCAACAAAATTAATACTGCCGACATTGAGGTGCGTCAAAAGTTTTGGAAACGTGAAGCCAACCGAGGTATCGAACTAATGGGCAAAACAATTGGCCTTATTGGATACGGCAACATGGGGCAGTCTGTAGCACAACGGCTATCGGGCTTTGGCGTAAAGGTATTGGCCTATGACAAATACAAAACAGGATTTAGCAACCAGTTTGTAGAAGAGGCTTCGATGGAAGAAATTTTTGAACAAACAGATGTCCTGAGCCTCCATATACCCCTAACCGACGAAACACGGTATCTGGTAACCAATGATTATATCAAACAGTTTAAAAAAGATATTTTTTTGATAAATACATCACGTGGCGAAATTGCGTCAATACAATGTATCGTAAAAGGCCTTAATACAGGGAAATTAAAGGGTGCATGCCTAGATGTTCTCGAAAACGAGAAAATGAATAAACTAAGTCCTGAACAAGAGATACTCTATGAGGTATTGTTTCAGATGAAAAATGTTATTCTAACCCCTCATGTAGCAGGCTGGACAGCCGAAAGCTATGAGAAAATCAATCAGGTACTTTTTGAAAAAATAAAACTCAGTTTAGCACAAGCTTAA
- a CDS encoding TIM barrel protein: MLNEQTSRRDFLKTSLLTAAGTALLSNELLAESFKGEKSQIGVQLWSVREDISKDPKASLAKIAKMGYKNVEGFGYSNGKFFGLSASEYAKVLADNGLKMPSAHNMITSKDYVNGQLSDSWKQMVEDAAKVGQKYSIVPYMADEDRSQGKLMAEIFNKAAEHCKTLNLKFGYHNHDFEFKSYNGETLYKTLMDNTEKHIIFEMDLYWAVLAGQKPGEWFKNYKGRFTHVHVKDHDPVKNVSVEVGEGDINFQEIFNQKAIGGIKYFIVELEAYKRTPMEGIEISLNNLKKLKF; the protein is encoded by the coding sequence ATGTTAAACGAACAAACATCTCGTCGTGATTTCCTAAAAACGAGTTTATTGACAGCCGCAGGAACTGCCCTTCTTTCTAACGAACTTTTAGCAGAATCATTCAAAGGCGAAAAAAGCCAAATTGGTGTACAATTATGGTCGGTGCGTGAAGATATTTCAAAAGACCCAAAAGCATCTTTAGCCAAAATTGCTAAAATGGGTTATAAAAACGTTGAAGGATTTGGGTATTCAAATGGCAAATTCTTTGGCCTAAGTGCTAGCGAATATGCTAAAGTGTTGGCTGACAATGGCTTGAAAATGCCATCAGCTCATAATATGATTACATCTAAAGACTATGTGAATGGTCAATTGTCTGATTCTTGGAAACAAATGGTAGAAGATGCGGCCAAAGTAGGACAAAAATACTCAATTGTACCATATATGGCCGACGAAGACCGTAGCCAAGGTAAATTGATGGCCGAAATTTTTAACAAAGCTGCTGAGCACTGCAAAACTTTGAACTTGAAATTTGGCTACCACAACCATGATTTTGAATTTAAAAGCTACAACGGTGAAACCCTCTACAAAACTTTGATGGACAACACCGAAAAACATATCATTTTTGAAATGGACTTGTACTGGGCTGTTTTGGCTGGACAAAAACCTGGCGAATGGTTCAAAAACTACAAAGGACGCTTCACTCACGTTCACGTAAAAGACCACGACCCAGTAAAGAATGTAAGTGTTGAAGTTGGCGAAGGTGATATTAACTTCCAAGAAATCTTTAACCAAAAAGCTATTGGCGGTATCAAATATTTCATTGTTGAGCTTGAGGCCTACAAACGTACTCCAATGGAAGGTATCGAAATTAGCTTAAACAATTTGAAAAAATTGAAGTTTTAG
- the pdxA gene encoding 4-hydroxythreonine-4-phosphate dehydrogenase PdxA: MEHQKPIIGITLGDYNGVGPEVILKALSSNRILKICTPVIYGSQRVLSYYRKVLDLKDWTLHSINGIQQLNPKVTNVITCWDDKQTEVESGKVTQDAGAAALACLQKATQDLKDGLIEAIVTAPINKYNIQSEEFKFPGHTEFFTNAFDAKDSLMFLVSEDIRVGVVTGHIPLGRVRSQVTQERITQKLQLMLNSLTQDFGLQKPKIAVLGLNPHAGEDGLLGNEEKEVISPVIEQFKQNGNLVFGPFPSDGFFGNMQHRHFDAVLAMYHDQGLIPFKYIAFENGVNFTAGLSIVRTSPDHGTAYDIAGKNTASETSMLQAIFTAIDVVKNRKESIKEIQEK; encoded by the coding sequence ATGGAACATCAAAAACCAATTATAGGTATTACACTTGGCGATTATAATGGCGTTGGCCCTGAGGTTATACTAAAAGCCCTTTCTAGTAACCGTATCCTAAAAATCTGTACTCCTGTAATTTATGGCTCGCAAAGGGTATTGAGCTATTACAGAAAAGTACTCGACTTAAAAGATTGGACACTCCACAGTATCAATGGTATTCAGCAGCTCAACCCCAAAGTAACCAATGTAATTACCTGCTGGGACGACAAACAGACCGAAGTAGAATCGGGCAAGGTTACACAGGATGCTGGTGCAGCGGCTTTGGCGTGTTTGCAAAAAGCTACACAGGATTTAAAAGATGGTTTGATTGAGGCTATTGTTACAGCTCCTATCAACAAATACAATATTCAGTCAGAAGAATTCAAATTTCCTGGACATACAGAGTTTTTTACCAATGCTTTCGATGCAAAAGATTCATTGATGTTCTTGGTTTCTGAAGATATTCGTGTTGGTGTAGTTACGGGACATATTCCGTTGGGGCGTGTACGCTCGCAGGTTACACAAGAGCGTATTACTCAAAAGCTTCAGCTAATGCTCAACTCCTTGACACAAGATTTTGGCTTGCAAAAGCCTAAAATTGCAGTCTTGGGGCTTAATCCTCATGCTGGCGAAGATGGCTTGTTGGGTAATGAAGAAAAAGAAGTGATTAGCCCTGTAATTGAGCAATTCAAGCAAAATGGCAACTTGGTATTTGGCCCATTCCCTTCCGATGGATTTTTTGGGAATATGCAACACCGTCACTTCGATGCCGTTTTGGCGATGTATCATGACCAAGGCTTGATTCCTTTCAAGTATATTGCCTTTGAAAATGGCGTAAATTTCACTGCAGGACTTTCAATTGTACGTACCTCGCCCGACCACGGAACGGCATACGATATTGCTGGGAAAAACACTGCTAGCGAAACTTCTATGCTCCAAGCTATTTTTACAGCAATTGATGTAGTAAAAAACCGTAAAGAAAGTATCAAAGAGATACAAGAAAAGTAA
- a CDS encoding LytR/AlgR family response regulator transcription factor → MTYPINHFRQNPIMDKKTKRNIDLTEIIMLSGDINYSIVHLKSGKKILICKTLKVLEEYLKPMEFVRVHRKYLINPYFVKSICRYNQTILMDTGDTIEISRRKFASVKFYFSRMSTIG, encoded by the coding sequence ATGACTTATCCCATAAATCACTTCAGACAAAATCCAATTATGGATAAAAAAACAAAAAGAAACATTGATCTTACAGAGATTATCATGCTTAGTGGCGACATCAACTATTCGATAGTACATTTGAAATCGGGAAAAAAAATTTTGATATGTAAAACATTAAAGGTTCTAGAAGAATACCTCAAACCAATGGAATTTGTACGTGTACACCGTAAATACCTTATTAATCCTTACTTTGTAAAGTCTATTTGTCGCTATAACCAGACGATTCTGATGGACACAGGCGATACCATAGAAATATCTCGAAGAAAATTTGCTTCCGTTAAATTCTACTTTAGTAGAATGAGTACAATAGGCTAA
- a CDS encoding response regulator has protein sequence MIRILLFDDNRAQIDSLKLMFEEADDMQVVGAFSDATEIVSKVKRLQPDVIMMDIQMPEISGIEAVIILKQIFPNIQILMHTIHADDDKVFAAICAGASGYLLKGSDYERVINSIKEVFQGGSPMSPSIARKVLNSIQEKKTQHSPRFYPLTPREKDVLKCMVDGMSYKMIADACQIKYSTVNFYIKNIYDKLHVNSATEAVSKAILEKIIHP, from the coding sequence ATGATAAGAATACTACTATTTGATGACAACAGAGCCCAAATTGATAGCCTCAAACTCATGTTCGAAGAGGCCGACGATATGCAGGTGGTGGGGGCTTTTTCCGATGCTACCGAAATTGTCTCGAAGGTTAAGCGATTACAACCCGATGTAATTATGATGGATATTCAGATGCCCGAAATATCGGGTATTGAGGCTGTTATTATTCTTAAACAAATTTTCCCGAATATTCAAATTTTGATGCACACTATCCACGCCGACGACGATAAAGTATTTGCGGCTATTTGTGCTGGAGCATCAGGATACCTCCTCAAAGGCTCTGATTATGAAAGAGTCATTAACTCAATCAAGGAAGTATTTCAGGGTGGATCTCCGATGAGTCCAAGTATTGCCCGAAAGGTATTGAATAGTATTCAAGAAAAAAAAACTCAACATTCGCCACGCTTTTACCCACTTACCCCTCGCGAAAAAGATGTTTTGAAATGTATGGTAGATGGCATGAGCTACAAAATGATAGCCGATGCTTGCCAGATTAAATACTCTACCGTTAATTTTTATATTAAAAATATTTATGACAAACTACACGTCAATTCAGCTACAGAGGCCGTTTCAAAAGCTATCCTAGAGAAAATCATTCATCCCTAA
- a CDS encoding sensor histidine kinase, with the protein MPYYLKSFWGSKSILASYCLALFCIKVSQGWAQNISINQIVAPQTQGNTVKYNKFSPSPQPILLNYNQNTVFIYFNASLPNTLFRYRLEGLLPYAITTQEHFAHFTNIPSGDYTFVLESTNHPELGKVTQPLTITPPLWARWWFVPLLFLYALLAISIFLYLLFNYRLRQKLKVQEIRDSIASDLHDDIGSVLTSIHSMGATALRRLRKHPDTDIKPILEMIIGYSKESTEAMRGIVMAINPQNDLAETFFDKIENYLSENLNTKEIRSIFEISDILLIQKFEIQERRNLFLIFKEITQNIIKHANAKTVYTKIEIQADFLIIRINDDGKGFDTEKTYFGNGLQNLKKRVDEMHGKLEILSQIDRGTDIIITLIHEQ; encoded by the coding sequence ATGCCTTACTATCTAAAAAGCTTTTGGGGATCAAAAAGTATTTTAGCAAGCTATTGCCTTGCCTTATTTTGTATAAAAGTAAGTCAGGGATGGGCACAAAATATCAGTATCAACCAAATTGTAGCCCCCCAAACACAAGGCAATACCGTCAAATACAATAAGTTTAGCCCAAGTCCGCAGCCTATTTTATTAAACTATAATCAGAATACGGTTTTTATTTATTTCAATGCTAGTTTGCCCAATACCCTATTTCGGTATCGTTTAGAAGGACTTTTGCCTTATGCAATTACGACCCAAGAGCACTTTGCCCACTTTACCAATATTCCAAGTGGAGATTATACCTTTGTGCTTGAGTCGACCAATCATCCCGAATTAGGCAAAGTCACTCAACCCCTTACAATCACCCCTCCCCTTTGGGCTCGATGGTGGTTTGTTCCCTTGTTATTTTTGTACGCTTTACTGGCTATCAGCATATTTCTTTACCTGTTATTCAACTACCGCTTGCGACAAAAATTAAAAGTTCAGGAAATCAGAGACAGTATTGCCTCCGACCTCCACGACGACATTGGCTCGGTACTTACCAGTATTCACTCTATGGGAGCAACAGCCTTACGAAGGCTACGAAAGCATCCTGATACCGATATTAAACCTATCTTAGAAATGATTATCGGGTATTCAAAAGAGTCAACCGAAGCCATGCGAGGCATTGTAATGGCCATTAACCCACAAAATGATTTGGCCGAAACTTTTTTTGATAAAATAGAAAACTATTTATCTGAAAACCTCAATACCAAAGAAATAAGAAGCATTTTTGAGATTTCGGATATATTACTTATCCAAAAATTTGAAATTCAAGAGCGTCGCAATTTGTTCTTGATTTTTAAGGAAATTACCCAAAATATTATCAAGCATGCCAATGCAAAAACGGTTTATACAAAAATAGAAATACAAGCTGATTTTTTGATTATCAGAATCAATGATGATGGAAAAGGTTTTGACACCGAAAAAACTTATTTTGGGAATGGATTACAAAATTTGAAAAAACGGGTAGATGAAATGCACGGCAAATTAGAAATTCTTTCGCAAATAGACCGTGGTACAGACATTATTATTACGCTTATTCATGAACAGTAA
- a CDS encoding DUF418 domain-containing protein → MNLQTISSPLKKRIAIVDGLRGTALLGIVLAHALGWFIAGFIPEKVWQVYQHDVASTVVSYIDGIFISGKFYTFFSFLFGVSFALQFTQRKPDDTHFNRRFLWRLVLLFIIGFIHHIHWRGDILGIYAIAGVFLLLFNYFNSNTITVLAILLCLNTPILLKNTYKLYYPDKPKTEKIQKQENEKANIENNKNYQTLKTGTYTAILHQNFQDFAFKADFQWNSGRFFVTIGFFLLGLLAGRKKVFEHLDTLKPVFRKTLWLTLVLNVVIVALFLTIQFTIPYEKLPTWFNAFAELLFSVHSCTMTLFYITGFSLLLSKTSWQGVLTNLSYIGKMALTNYLLQSTIGILLFYGYGFGLAGNFSPAWCFVLGIVIFIGQIFFSKWWLSQYYYGPIEWLWRSATYWQWQKMKR, encoded by the coding sequence ATGAACCTTCAAACAATCTCTTCTCCTCTTAAAAAACGCATTGCCATAGTAGACGGCCTTCGTGGTACGGCCCTTTTAGGTATTGTACTAGCTCATGCTCTTGGCTGGTTTATTGCTGGTTTTATTCCCGAAAAAGTGTGGCAGGTATATCAACACGATGTGGCTTCGACGGTGGTTAGTTATATTGATGGTATCTTTATATCAGGCAAGTTTTATACTTTTTTTTCATTCTTGTTTGGTGTAAGCTTTGCTCTTCAATTTACACAAAGAAAACCAGACGATACCCACTTCAACCGCCGTTTTCTTTGGCGATTGGTGCTTTTGTTTATTATTGGCTTTATTCATCATATTCACTGGCGAGGCGATATTCTGGGTATTTATGCCATAGCAGGAGTATTCTTGCTTCTGTTCAATTATTTCAACAGTAATACTATAACAGTTTTAGCCATTTTATTATGTCTTAATACGCCTATTTTACTCAAAAATACCTATAAGTTGTATTACCCCGACAAGCCCAAGACAGAAAAGATACAAAAACAAGAAAACGAAAAAGCTAATATCGAAAATAATAAAAACTACCAAACCCTAAAGACTGGAACTTACACGGCTATACTCCATCAAAACTTTCAGGATTTTGCTTTCAAAGCTGATTTTCAGTGGAACTCTGGTAGATTTTTTGTAACAATTGGCTTCTTTTTATTGGGATTGCTGGCGGGTCGTAAAAAGGTATTCGAGCATCTGGACACACTGAAACCCGTTTTTCGCAAAACATTGTGGCTTACCTTGGTACTCAACGTAGTGATTGTTGCCTTATTTTTAACGATTCAATTTACGATTCCCTATGAAAAACTTCCTACGTGGTTCAATGCCTTTGCTGAATTATTGTTTTCTGTTCATTCTTGTACCATGACTCTGTTTTATATAACTGGCTTTAGCCTGCTGCTGAGTAAGACAAGCTGGCAAGGAGTGCTGACCAACCTATCGTATATTGGCAAAATGGCTTTAACCAACTATTTACTTCAAAGTACCATCGGTATACTTTTGTTTTATGGCTATGGGTTTGGTTTGGCTGGTAACTTTAGCCCTGCGTGGTGTTTTGTTTTAGGAATTGTGATATTTATTGGACAGATATTTTTTAGTAAATGGTGGCTCAGTCAATATTACTATGGCCCTATAGAATGGCTCTGGCGTTCGGCTACGTATTGGCAATGGCAAAAAATGAAACGATAA